In the Pseudanabaena sp. PCC 7367 genome, one interval contains:
- a CDS encoding ABC transporter ATP-binding protein produces MSEVAISLQNLWKCFKRYEHPADRLKEIFFPKLCKSQEFWAVQGINLEIHKGQTLGIIGRNGSGKSTLLQMIAGTMTPTHGTVEVKGRISALLELGSGFNPEFTGRQNVFFNGRLLGLSKEELEEKFEAIADFADIGDFIDQPVKTYSSGMFVRLAFGVAVNVDPEILIVDEALAVGDVLFQRKCFSKIEELCDRGVTVLFVSHDLNSVLNLCDRAIVLDQGKMLCDEKPHPAVLAYSALVSEREAMEASRHEERAKAKMIAAANKNASNGHAKTNGNNGLNGKGTQKFRHEVNLVKSNHKNQQSGQSGKSSKSSSKNDAIGESRIGMGGAEILTAEIINSDGELTQTVKCGERVSVRSTILFHSDVNQPIAGFKIKTINGIAVIGNSTFGSQKTLPAIAAGTVLTVEFAWNCYLTPGNYTISAGVSELRLDQKIVALDRRQDMLPLTVIGSLYSYGLLAVPVDIDLTYVSTPEAESSLTAEVING; encoded by the coding sequence GTGAGCGAAGTAGCAATCAGCCTGCAAAACCTTTGGAAGTGCTTTAAGCGTTATGAGCACCCTGCCGATCGGTTAAAAGAAATTTTCTTCCCCAAACTATGCAAGTCTCAGGAGTTTTGGGCGGTTCAAGGAATCAATTTAGAGATTCATAAAGGGCAAACCCTGGGGATTATTGGCCGGAATGGATCGGGTAAAAGCACCCTGTTGCAAATGATCGCTGGCACCATGACCCCCACCCACGGCACGGTGGAAGTGAAGGGGCGAATCTCAGCGCTGCTGGAATTGGGCAGTGGCTTTAATCCTGAATTTACGGGCAGGCAGAATGTATTTTTTAATGGGCGACTGCTGGGGCTCAGCAAAGAGGAGTTAGAGGAGAAATTTGAGGCGATCGCCGACTTTGCCGACATTGGTGATTTCATTGATCAACCGGTTAAAACTTACTCCAGTGGTATGTTTGTGCGGTTGGCGTTTGGCGTGGCGGTCAATGTTGATCCAGAAATTTTGATCGTGGATGAAGCCCTGGCCGTGGGTGATGTGTTATTTCAGCGCAAATGCTTCAGTAAGATCGAAGAGTTGTGCGATCGCGGCGTAACGGTTTTATTCGTTTCCCACGACCTGAATAGTGTGTTGAATTTGTGCGATCGGGCGATCGTGTTGGATCAGGGCAAAATGCTCTGCGATGAAAAGCCCCATCCGGCAGTATTGGCCTATAGCGCTCTGGTTAGTGAACGTGAGGCCATGGAAGCTAGCCGCCATGAAGAACGCGCCAAGGCAAAGATGATTGCGGCTGCCAATAAAAATGCCAGTAATGGTCACGCCAAGACTAATGGGAATAATGGACTTAATGGCAAGGGGACACAAAAATTCCGCCATGAAGTCAATTTGGTCAAATCCAATCATAAAAATCAGCAATCCGGCCAATCAGGTAAGTCAAGCAAATCAAGCTCCAAAAACGATGCGATCGGTGAATCGCGGATTGGCATGGGCGGTGCGGAAATTCTGACTGCTGAAATTATTAACTCTGATGGCGAACTGACCCAAACCGTCAAATGCGGCGAGCGCGTATCGGTGCGTTCTACGATTCTGTTTCATAGTGATGTGAATCAGCCGATCGCAGGCTTTAAAATCAAAACCATCAATGGCATTGCTGTAATTGGCAACAGTACCTTTGGCTCCCAGAAAACCCTCCCAGCGATCGCTGCTGGCACAGTGCTGACTGTGGAATTTGCCTGGAATTGTTATCTAACTCCTGGTAACTATACTATTTCCGCTGGCGTATCAGAATTGCGGCTCGATCAAAAAATTGTCGCCCTCGATCGCCGCCAGGATATGCTGCCGTTGACTGTAATTGGCTCGCTCTATTCCTATGGTCTGTTGGCAGTGCCGGTAGATATTGATCTTACTTATGTGTCAACCCCAGAAGCAGAATCTAGCCTGACCGCTGAAGTCATTAATGGATGA
- a CDS encoding ABC transporter permease, producing MAFKPIRRVLSEHAIAKLDLLITLVRRDLSAKYKGSILGNLWPLLNQLSQLVIYTYVFSVILKVKLSISSLPDNNLTFGLWVFAGLVPWFAITSGLIQAAGAVINQANLVKKVVFPLALLPLVPVLTAFVESTMGLVALIVVVGFSSQVAHATLWLLPLVWFTQLLFTAGLGYLVAGLTVFLRDIPQTLMVFINLWFYMTPIVYPADRIPAAWRWWILWFNPAAAICEVYRDLVLEGRVQHWYEWGSATVIAIVMFAIGYKVYQRLRPAFADVL from the coding sequence ATTGCCTTTAAGCCAATCCGCCGCGTTTTGTCAGAGCATGCGATCGCCAAATTAGACCTGTTGATCACCCTGGTACGGCGCGATCTCTCGGCCAAATATAAAGGTTCGATTCTGGGGAATCTCTGGCCATTGCTCAACCAACTTTCCCAACTGGTGATCTACACCTATGTTTTTTCGGTGATCCTCAAGGTCAAGCTCAGCATCAGTAGCCTGCCGGATAATAATCTCACCTTTGGTCTGTGGGTGTTTGCCGGATTGGTGCCCTGGTTTGCGATCACCAGTGGTCTGATTCAGGCCGCCGGCGCGGTAATCAACCAGGCAAATTTAGTTAAAAAAGTAGTTTTCCCATTGGCACTCTTGCCCCTTGTGCCTGTGCTCACCGCGTTTGTAGAAAGCACGATGGGACTGGTGGCGCTAATTGTGGTAGTTGGTTTTAGTTCTCAGGTTGCCCATGCCACGCTGTGGTTATTGCCTTTGGTTTGGTTCACTCAGTTATTATTTACGGCGGGTTTAGGGTATCTGGTGGCGGGCTTGACTGTGTTTTTGCGCGATATTCCCCAAACCCTGATGGTGTTTATTAACCTGTGGTTTTACATGACCCCAATTGTCTATCCGGCCGATCGCATCCCGGCAGCATGGCGCTGGTGGATCTTGTGGTTTAATCCGGCAGCGGCGATCTGCGAAGTCTACCGCGATCTAGTGCTAGAAGGCAGAGTACAGCATTGGTATGAATGGGGTAGCGCCACGGTAATTGCGATCGTGATGTTTGCGATCGGTTACAAGGTCTATCAGCGATTGCGTCCTGCGTTTGCCGATGTGCTTTAG
- the sppA gene encoding signal peptide peptidase SppA, translated as MVWPFNRKFKKQIARIEVSGAIASSTRKHVLEALEFVEEQKFPALLLRIDSPGGTVGDSQEIYAALKRLRQQTKVIASFGNISASGGVYIGVGADYIMANPGTITGSIGVILRGNNIEQLLEKVGVSFKVVKSGPYKDILAFDREITEPEKQILQSLIDSSYNQFVNTVAEGRKLSPATVRSFADGRIFTGEHAVELGLVDRLGTEEDAKRWAAELVDLDPDKVKCYDIKPPKSFLNRVLPGSAELATRFRFEMETSGMPLWMWY; from the coding sequence ATGGTCTGGCCCTTCAACCGCAAATTCAAAAAACAAATTGCTCGCATTGAAGTGAGTGGCGCGATCGCCTCCTCGACCCGTAAACACGTCCTAGAAGCCCTGGAGTTTGTTGAGGAACAGAAATTCCCAGCCTTGCTATTGCGGATCGATAGCCCTGGTGGCACGGTGGGCGATTCCCAGGAGATCTACGCCGCCCTCAAACGGCTCCGCCAACAAACCAAGGTGATCGCCAGCTTTGGTAATATTTCCGCCTCTGGTGGTGTCTATATTGGGGTGGGTGCGGACTATATTATGGCGAATCCTGGCACAATTACCGGCAGCATTGGTGTAATTCTGCGTGGTAATAATATTGAGCAACTACTGGAAAAGGTGGGGGTTTCGTTTAAGGTGGTTAAATCTGGCCCCTATAAGGATATTCTGGCCTTCGATCGAGAAATTACCGAGCCTGAAAAGCAAATTTTGCAAAGCCTGATTGATTCTAGCTATAACCAATTTGTCAACACCGTGGCCGAAGGGCGCAAACTCAGCCCCGCCACGGTAAGATCTTTTGCCGATGGCCGGATTTTTACCGGTGAACATGCGGTGGAATTGGGTCTGGTCGATCGGCTGGGCACTGAAGAAGATGCCAAACGATGGGCAGCGGAATTGGTGGATTTAGATCCCGACAAGGTCAAATGCTATGATATCAAGCCACCCAAATCATTCCTGAATCGGGTTTTACCAGGGTCGGCGGAATTGGCCACCCGCTTCCGATTTGAAATGGAAACCAGTGGCATGCCGCTGTGGATGTGGTATTAG
- the pipX gene encoding transcriptional coactivator PipX — protein sequence MSIETYLNHPTFGLLSRICSVDETRSLFTTLYAQRLFFVITASPDGVRFDPLSRADAKVLVENRMRSVRREGDHTELEVLQDAYKKTFSQ from the coding sequence ATGTCAATTGAAACCTACTTAAATCATCCTACATTTGGGCTGCTATCGCGGATTTGCTCGGTTGATGAGACCCGCAGCCTATTTACGACCCTATATGCCCAAAGACTTTTCTTTGTGATTACGGCCAGTCCTGATGGGGTTCGATTTGACCCGCTCAGCAGAGCCGATGCTAAGGTATTGGTAGAAAATCGAATGCGTTCAGTGCGGCGTGAGGGCGATCATACGGAGCTAGAAGTTTTGCAGGATGCGTATAAAAAGACTTTTTCCCAATGA
- the ispE gene encoding 4-(cytidine 5'-diphospho)-2-C-methyl-D-erythritol kinase, which translates to MSKSLSLKAPAKINFYLQITGNRPDGYHDLVMIMQSVDLSDRVDLRQTASEAIVVHCDHPQVPQDRTNLADRAAHLMQQRFPSVGGIEIKIHKNIPIAAGLAGGSTDAAAVLVGIDRLWQLGLTQPELRELAAQLGSDIPFCISGGTALATGRGEVITPVADLADVAIVICKPKDIAISTAWAYQTFRAAGLLAQGKQLQPSHDRSSEMLAVLEAAKDKHNQALIEVATQLGQLLYNDLERVVLPAHPAIVQLKQQLQAQAPLGVLMSGSGATVFAIARDLEHARQIAKSVVAGLPNIEAWVTKTIGNGIQDFLD; encoded by the coding sequence ATGAGCAAGAGCCTTTCTTTGAAAGCCCCAGCCAAAATTAATTTCTATTTGCAAATCACTGGCAATCGCCCGGATGGTTATCATGATCTGGTGATGATTATGCAAAGCGTGGATCTAAGCGATCGTGTGGATTTGCGCCAGACCGCCAGTGAAGCGATCGTGGTGCATTGCGATCATCCCCAAGTCCCCCAGGATCGCACCAACTTGGCCGATCGGGCTGCCCACTTAATGCAGCAACGGTTCCCATCTGTAGGCGGCATAGAAATTAAAATCCATAAAAATATTCCGATCGCAGCAGGGCTGGCGGGTGGCTCAACCGATGCAGCGGCAGTTTTGGTCGGGATCGATCGCCTGTGGCAACTGGGATTAACTCAGCCAGAGTTACGCGAACTGGCTGCCCAACTGGGCTCGGATATTCCTTTTTGCATCAGTGGTGGCACGGCCTTGGCCACTGGGCGAGGCGAGGTGATCACGCCAGTTGCTGATCTGGCAGATGTGGCGATCGTGATTTGCAAACCCAAAGATATTGCGATTTCTACGGCCTGGGCCTATCAAACCTTTCGGGCAGCAGGTCTGCTGGCGCAAGGTAAGCAACTGCAACCTAGCCACGATCGCTCCAGTGAAATGCTGGCGGTGCTTGAAGCAGCCAAAGACAAACATAATCAAGCATTAATAGAGGTGGCGACCCAACTGGGGCAATTGCTCTATAACGACCTGGAGCGAGTAGTTTTACCGGCTCATCCCGCGATCGTGCAGCTTAAGCAACAATTGCAAGCCCAAGCGCCGCTGGGGGTATTAATGTCTGGCTCTGGCGCAACCGTGTTTGCGATCGCCCGTGATTTGGAACATGCCAGGCAGATCGCTAAGAGCGTGGTTGCTGGGCTACCGAATATTGAAGCCTGGGTGACTAAAACGATCGGTAATGGCATTCAGGACTTTTTGGATTAA
- a CDS encoding NACHT domain-containing protein, translating to MSIDRQLSPDQERVFLLKFGEDLADATIASQLQISEEAYRKRMGEIYKKFDIEGKGPGKQNRLLRWLQAQLNDYDPQSEQSKKPQHTDLDAIVKKLRQGSQGILRERCGTMRVLDMSYPINLEDIYTNVDVLEKVSSQRRFDLSDIVTGYSPIHRRLRLSDLGDGRISAMEALKRHEKLFVLGKPGAGKTTLLRYTVMQCMQGTMFAHLLPIFITLRQFAIAEYQPRLQEYVVQEFSNYDIGDESELLSILRNGRALIVLDGLDEVKEEEIYRVTEEIRSFSEQFYANRFIISSRIASQQYIFEKFAELEVADFDAAQILMFATKWFSHRHDYAERLIHKLEQNPPIEELATNPLLLTLLCLVFAESGEFPNNRSEIYKEGLDILLKKWDAKRNIERQQIYKKLSTQRKEGLLSHVALTTFSQGEYFFRQDRLEQAIIDYIRNLPNASSDPEMLQLDGEAIVKAIEAQHGLLVERARSIYSFSHLTFQEYLAARELVDRSDPQTRNDLATRITQPRWHDVILLVVSMLRCADDFLLLLKQQTDALIATDQKLQELLSWANQKATAIDVPSQPQAVRAFYIALARASHQTEAIGIAHALARMLVLDLDLARNLSLKLELALDLAKAFDLNTDPGLDLELDLNLALEYAAELEMDALATSLAQMMASLPQLETATSANHDSDHSDHCDHSSAITWEPWIAQLRQLMIEHCQIGYDWSLNDRQLELLRQYVEANRLIVDCLASDCYVTQSVRKQIEQGLLLATIGDRLNLY from the coding sequence ATGTCGATCGATCGCCAACTTTCCCCCGATCAGGAAAGGGTTTTTTTGCTGAAGTTTGGTGAGGATCTGGCCGATGCCACGATCGCCAGTCAATTGCAAATTTCCGAGGAAGCCTACCGCAAGCGGATGGGCGAGATTTATAAAAAATTCGATATTGAGGGCAAAGGCCCCGGCAAACAAAATCGCCTGTTGCGTTGGTTGCAAGCCCAGCTAAATGACTATGATCCGCAGTCAGAGCAAAGTAAAAAGCCACAGCATACTGACCTGGACGCGATCGTCAAAAAGCTGCGCCAAGGCAGTCAGGGAATTTTGCGCGAGCGCTGTGGCACAATGCGGGTGCTGGATATGTCCTATCCGATTAACCTCGAAGACATCTACACCAATGTGGATGTGTTGGAGAAAGTTAGTAGTCAACGGCGGTTTGATCTCAGCGATATTGTGACTGGCTATAGCCCGATCCATCGGCGTTTACGATTGAGTGATTTGGGCGATGGGCGGATTTCGGCGATGGAGGCACTCAAGCGCCATGAAAAGCTATTTGTGCTGGGCAAACCGGGGGCTGGCAAAACCACATTGCTGCGCTACACAGTGATGCAATGTATGCAGGGGACAATGTTTGCTCATTTATTGCCCATTTTTATTACCCTACGCCAGTTTGCGATCGCTGAATATCAGCCCCGCTTGCAGGAATATGTGGTGCAGGAGTTTAGTAACTACGACATTGGTGATGAGTCGGAATTACTGAGCATTTTGCGCAATGGTCGGGCTTTGATCGTGCTGGATGGCCTGGATGAGGTCAAAGAAGAAGAAATCTATCGGGTCACGGAAGAGATCCGCAGTTTTTCCGAGCAGTTCTATGCCAATCGCTTTATTATTAGCAGTCGGATTGCTTCGCAGCAGTATATTTTCGAGAAGTTTGCAGAACTGGAAGTAGCTGACTTTGATGCTGCCCAGATTTTGATGTTTGCGACCAAGTGGTTTAGCCACCGCCATGATTATGCGGAAAGGCTGATTCATAAGCTGGAGCAAAACCCGCCGATCGAAGAACTGGCCACCAATCCCCTCTTGCTAACCTTGCTTTGTCTGGTATTTGCTGAGTCGGGCGAGTTTCCCAATAATCGATCGGAAATTTATAAAGAAGGCTTGGATATTCTGCTTAAAAAGTGGGATGCCAAGCGTAATATAGAGCGCCAGCAAATTTATAAAAAACTATCCACTCAGCGCAAAGAGGGCTTGCTCTCCCATGTGGCCTTAACAACATTTAGCCAGGGGGAATATTTTTTCCGGCAAGATCGCCTAGAGCAGGCCATCATTGACTACATTCGCAATTTGCCCAATGCCAGTAGTGATCCAGAAATGCTCCAGCTAGACGGAGAAGCGATCGTGAAGGCGATCGAGGCACAGCATGGCCTGTTGGTGGAACGAGCCAGGAGTATTTATTCATTTTCCCATCTTACTTTTCAAGAATACCTGGCGGCCAGGGAATTGGTCGATCGCTCAGATCCTCAGACTCGCAATGATCTAGCCACCCGCATTACTCAACCGCGCTGGCATGATGTCATTTTGCTGGTGGTGAGTATGTTACGGTGTGCCGATGATTTTTTGTTGCTCTTAAAACAACAAACCGATGCCCTGATTGCTACCGATCAAAAGTTACAGGAGTTATTAAGCTGGGCTAATCAAAAGGCAACTGCGATCGATGTCCCTAGCCAACCCCAGGCGGTACGAGCTTTTTATATTGCCTTAGCCCGAGCTAGCCATCAGACCGAGGCGATCGGCATTGCCCATGCCCTGGCGCGGATGCTGGTGTTGGATTTAGATTTAGCCCGCAATCTCTCTTTGAAGCTGGAGCTGGCTCTTGATCTGGCCAAAGCCTTTGATCTCAATACCGACCCTGGTTTAGATTTGGAGTTAGATCTAAATCTGGCGCTAGAATATGCCGCCGAACTAGAGATGGATGCCCTGGCTACTAGCTTGGCTCAGATGATGGCCTCACTCCCCCAATTGGAGACCGCGACTTCTGCCAATCATGATTCTGATCATAGTGATCACTGCGATCACAGTAGTGCTATTACCTGGGAGCCGTGGATTGCCCAGTTACGTCAGTTGATGATCGAACATTGCCAGATTGGCTATGACTGGAGCCTAAACGATCGCCAACTGGAATTATTGCGCCAATATGTGGAGGCAAATCGCCTGATTGTGGATTGTCTGGCCAGCGATTGTTATGTGACTCAATCGGTGCGGAAACAAATTGAGCAGGGTTTGTTACTGGCAACTATTGGCGATCGCTTAAATCTTTATTAA
- a CDS encoding YkgJ family cysteine cluster protein has protein sequence MIMWKCVKNCGACCHLDPTARPELDTYLSEAELAQYLSMVGEDGWCINFDRHNRTCQIYDTRPRFCRVEASVFKDMYGIEPEELDEFAIDCCQEQIADVYGEDSREWHDFNQAVGLVQQ, from the coding sequence ATGATTATGTGGAAATGTGTTAAAAACTGCGGTGCTTGTTGTCATCTTGACCCCACGGCTCGCCCTGAACTGGATACTTATCTTAGTGAGGCTGAACTGGCACAATATCTGAGCATGGTGGGCGAAGATGGCTGGTGTATTAATTTCGATCGCCACAATCGCACCTGCCAGATTTACGATACTCGCCCTCGGTTTTGCCGGGTTGAAGCTAGTGTGTTTAAGGATATGTATGGGATCGAGCCAGAGGAGCTAGACGAATTTGCGATCGATTGCTGCCAGGAGCAGATCGCCGATGTCTATGGCGAGGATTCACGGGAATGGCATGATTTTAATCAGGCAGTGGGGTTAGTTCAGCAATAA
- a CDS encoding hydroxysqualene dehydroxylase: MSAPDPTTNQFDSTNPPRVVVVGAGWAGLSATYHLAKQGYDVTLLEAGAYPGGLVAGWETEGGRSVEAGIHGFWYPYANIFNLVDELGIKPFTDWTRSGQYSPAGLEVEAPIFQDLPTLPSPLGTFLYTKFKRLPLSDRLSALPLMYALLDFDNSPEAWRRYDGITARELFKQYGVSARLYHKSFNPMLLVGLFAPGEQCSAAAALGMLYYFILAHQADFDVVWCRGTVGAQIFRPWVAEIEQLKGKIQANRRVVDVKIDPDRDQITEVIASGEAGSETYPTDAVVFAVGITGLKKIVAGCPALADRPEFRNINNLGAVDVLATRFWCDRPVKIPHASNACFGFDTTTGWTFFDLNALHDEYKDEPGTVVEADFYHANQFMPMSDEAIETQVQRYLATCLPDFASVEIVDRSVIRLPQAVTHFAPGSYQYLLPTHTSFSNVFMSGDWITTQHGSWSQEKAFVTGLEATNAAIAHLGYGDRAGIIPVAADEPHIQLGRAVNKLGRDFAKNFLPEFWLP, from the coding sequence ATGTCAGCCCCAGATCCAACCACCAATCAATTTGATTCAACCAATCCACCAAGGGTCGTAGTTGTTGGTGCTGGCTGGGCTGGCCTGAGTGCTACCTATCATCTGGCTAAACAGGGTTATGATGTGACCCTATTAGAAGCTGGGGCTTATCCTGGTGGACTGGTAGCCGGGTGGGAGACTGAAGGAGGGCGATCGGTTGAAGCAGGTATTCATGGGTTCTGGTATCCCTATGCGAATATTTTTAATTTAGTTGATGAGCTGGGCATTAAACCCTTCACCGATTGGACGCGATCGGGGCAATATTCGCCAGCAGGTTTGGAAGTAGAAGCGCCTATTTTTCAAGATTTGCCAACCCTCCCCTCGCCCCTGGGCACATTTTTATATACCAAGTTTAAACGCCTACCCCTTAGCGATCGCCTCTCTGCTTTGCCGCTGATGTATGCGTTGCTGGATTTTGATAACTCGCCGGAAGCATGGCGCAGGTATGACGGCATCACAGCGCGAGAACTATTCAAGCAATATGGGGTTTCCGCCAGGCTTTATCATAAATCCTTTAATCCCATGCTGCTGGTGGGTTTGTTTGCCCCCGGTGAACAATGTTCAGCCGCCGCTGCCCTGGGGATGCTCTATTACTTTATTCTGGCGCATCAGGCTGATTTTGATGTGGTCTGGTGTCGGGGCACAGTGGGCGCACAAATTTTCCGCCCCTGGGTAGCAGAAATTGAACAATTAAAGGGCAAAATCCAGGCCAATCGCCGCGTGGTGGATGTAAAAATCGATCCCGATCGTGACCAAATCACCGAGGTGATCGCCAGTGGCGAGGCAGGCAGTGAAACTTACCCCACCGATGCTGTGGTGTTTGCAGTGGGAATTACGGGTTTGAAAAAGATCGTGGCTGGTTGCCCAGCGTTGGCCGATCGCCCTGAGTTTCGCAACATTAACAATCTAGGCGCGGTGGATGTGCTGGCAACTCGGTTCTGGTGCGATCGCCCAGTTAAGATTCCCCATGCTTCTAATGCTTGTTTTGGGTTTGATACCACCACGGGCTGGACGTTCTTTGATCTCAATGCCTTGCATGATGAATATAAAGACGAACCAGGCACAGTGGTGGAGGCTGATTTCTACCATGCCAATCAGTTTATGCCAATGAGCGATGAGGCGATCGAAACACAGGTGCAGCGCTACCTGGCCACTTGCCTACCGGATTTTGCCAGTGTGGAAATTGTCGATCGCAGCGTGATTCGCTTGCCCCAGGCGGTGACCCATTTTGCGCCTGGTAGTTATCAATATTTGTTGCCGACCCACACCAGCTTTAGCAATGTGTTTATGAGTGGCGATTGGATTACGACGCAACATGGTTCCTGGTCGCAGGAAAAGGCGTTTGTGACTGGCCTGGAGGCGACCAACGCGGCGATCGCGCATCTGGGCTATGGCGATCGGGCTGGCATTATTCCAGTGGCGGCGGATGAACCGCATATTCAACTGGGTCGGGCGGTTAATAAGCTGGGACGGGATTTTGCGAAGAATTTTTTACCTGAGTTCTGGTTGCCATAG
- a CDS encoding NAD(P)H-quinone oxidoreductase subunit N translates to MDFATLSTLLNTGVILPELIVVGAILVVLVTDLVGGMKATKSLPFIAIAGLLAAVAVLIWQWNGLANPIAFLGSFNGDKLSIIFRIVIALSAVLTIPVSVAYLQQSGVVTGEYIVILLAATLGGMFLAGSDDMVMIFVALETLSISSYLLSGYTKRDPRSNEAALKYLLIGASSSAIFLYGMSLLYGLTMGETNLRMIASALSEPSLALIIAMVFVVGGVAFKISAVPFHQWTPDVYEGSPTPVVAFLSIGSKVAGFALALRFMVTVFPLISEQWHYVFVVLTILSMVLGNVVAIAQTSMKRMLAYSSIGQAGFVMLGMVIGTEAGYASMVFYLLIYLFMNMGAFACMILFSLRTGTDQISEYSGLYQKDPLLTLCMSICLLSLGGIPPLAGFFGKLYIFWAGWQAQAYGLVILALIMSVVSIYYYIRVVKMMVVKEPQEMSESVLNYPDVKSTAAWSKLGMQQLRVAVIATVIVTSVAGIASNPLFSIANSSIAQTPFLQTAKQASAAKLNVSSISSPIDLVANEIKTLN, encoded by the coding sequence ATGGATTTTGCAACTCTCAGTACCCTGCTCAACACAGGGGTGATTCTGCCAGAACTGATCGTAGTCGGTGCGATCCTGGTGGTGTTGGTAACCGATCTGGTCGGCGGCATGAAGGCCACCAAGTCATTACCATTCATTGCGATCGCCGGACTGCTAGCGGCAGTAGCGGTATTAATTTGGCAATGGAACGGCCTCGCCAATCCGATCGCCTTTCTGGGCAGCTTTAATGGCGACAAACTCAGCATTATCTTTCGGATCGTGATCGCGCTTTCGGCTGTTTTGACCATCCCCGTCTCGGTAGCCTATCTCCAGCAATCGGGCGTGGTGACCGGCGAATATATTGTTATTCTGCTGGCTGCCACCCTGGGCGGCATGTTCCTGGCTGGCTCAGACGACATGGTGATGATATTCGTGGCGCTGGAAACTCTCAGTATCTCTTCCTATTTACTGTCCGGCTACACCAAACGTGATCCGCGCTCCAACGAAGCTGCGCTTAAATATCTATTAATTGGTGCGTCTAGCTCTGCCATATTTTTGTATGGCATGTCCCTGCTCTATGGCCTGACCATGGGCGAGACCAACTTGCGCATGATCGCTTCGGCTTTAAGCGAACCAAGTTTGGCCTTAATTATCGCAATGGTGTTTGTGGTTGGTGGTGTGGCGTTCAAGATATCAGCGGTGCCTTTTCACCAATGGACTCCCGATGTATATGAAGGATCACCCACGCCGGTGGTGGCCTTTTTGTCGATCGGCTCGAAGGTGGCTGGTTTCGCCCTGGCGTTGCGATTCATGGTAACTGTATTCCCGTTGATCTCAGAGCAATGGCACTATGTGTTTGTGGTGCTAACCATTTTGAGTATGGTGCTGGGGAATGTGGTAGCGATCGCCCAAACCAGTATGAAGCGGATGCTCGCCTATTCTTCGATCGGTCAGGCTGGATTTGTGATGCTGGGCATGGTGATCGGCACTGAAGCCGGATACGCCAGCATGGTGTTTTACCTGTTGATCTATCTATTCATGAACATGGGCGCATTTGCCTGCATGATTCTCTTTTCATTGCGCACTGGCACTGACCAGATCAGTGAATATAGCGGCCTCTATCAAAAAGATCCGCTGCTGACGCTGTGCATGAGTATTTGCTTGCTCTCGTTGGGCGGGATTCCACCGCTGGCAGGCTTCTTTGGTAAGCTCTATATTTTCTGGGCAGGTTGGCAGGCTCAAGCCTATGGCCTGGTGATTTTGGCTTTGATTATGAGTGTGGTTTCGATCTATTACTACATTCGCGTGGTCAAGATGATGGTGGTCAAAGAGCCGCAAGAGATGTCTGAGTCGGTACTTAACTATCCTGATGTGAAGAGTACGGCGGCCTGGTCTAAGCTGGGTATGCAGCAACTGAGGGTAGCCGTGATCGCCACGGTGATTGTCACCAGTGTGGCTGGAATTGCCTCTAACCCATTGTTTTCGATCGCCAACAGTTCGATCGCCCAGACTCCTTTCTTGCAAACAGCTAAACAGGCTAGCGCTGCTAAGCTCAATGTTTCCAGCATTTCTAGCCCGATTGATCTGGTTGCGAAT